One segment of Sinorhizobium sp. BG8 DNA contains the following:
- a CDS encoding carnitinyl-CoA dehydratase — protein MSGPILKRREGGILEVTIDRPKANAIDLVTSRILGEIFRDFRDDETLRVAIITGAGEKFFCPGWDLKAAAAGDAVDGDYGVGGFGGMQELRDLNKPIIAAVNGICCGGGLEIALSTDMILAAEHATFALPEIRSGTVADAASIKLPKRIPYHIAMDMLLTGRWLDATEAHRWGFVNEILPANRLLDRAWELARLLESGPPLVYAAIKEVVRAAEGETFQTTMNKITRRQFKTVDILYSSEDQLEGARAFAEKRDPVWQGR, from the coding sequence ATGTCCGGACCGATCCTGAAACGCCGCGAAGGCGGCATACTGGAAGTTACGATCGACAGGCCGAAGGCGAACGCCATCGACCTCGTGACCAGCCGCATCTTGGGCGAGATATTCCGTGATTTCCGCGACGACGAAACTTTGCGCGTTGCCATCATCACCGGCGCCGGCGAGAAATTTTTCTGTCCCGGATGGGACCTGAAGGCAGCGGCGGCCGGCGATGCGGTTGACGGCGACTATGGCGTCGGCGGCTTCGGTGGCATGCAGGAACTGCGCGACCTAAACAAGCCGATCATTGCAGCGGTGAATGGCATCTGCTGCGGCGGCGGATTGGAGATCGCTCTCTCCACAGACATGATCCTGGCAGCCGAGCACGCTACCTTTGCCCTGCCGGAAATCCGCTCGGGCACGGTTGCGGACGCGGCCTCGATCAAGCTGCCGAAGCGCATTCCCTACCACATCGCCATGGACATGCTGTTGACGGGCCGGTGGCTGGACGCGACGGAAGCGCACCGCTGGGGCTTCGTCAACGAGATCCTGCCCGCCAACAGGCTGCTCGATCGCGCCTGGGAACTGGCAAGGCTGCTCGAGAGCGGCCCGCCGCTTGTCTATGCGGCGATCAAGGAAGTGGTTCGCGCCGCCGAGGGCGAGACGTTCCAGACCACGATGAACAAGATTACGCGCAGACAATTCAAGACCGTGGACATACTCTACTCCAGCGAGGACCAGCTCGAGGGCGCCCGCGCCTTCGCGGAGAAGCGCGATCCCGTCTGGCAAGGGCGGTAA
- a CDS encoding ABC transporter substrate-binding protein, which translates to MTDYKNHLINQVMSGKMNRREFMGRAAAFGITLAAAGTMFDTAAKAQEPKRGGHLKLGLEGAAATDSKDPAKALSQFMFVVGRCWGDMLVESEPLTGGPVPALAESWEPSADAATWTFKIRKGVKFHNGKELTLDDVIKTLQRHTDEKSESGALGVMKSIKEIKADGDNLVLVLTEGNADLPLLLTDYHLVIQPNGGLDDPNAMIGTGPYKVASFEPGVRATFEKNADDWRTDRGFVDSVELIAMNDATARIAALSSGQVHYINRVDPKTVALLKRAPTVEILNTSGRGHYVFIMHCNTAPFDNNDLRLALKYAMDRETMVQKILGGYGKVGNDFPINETYALFPEGIEQRAYDPDKAAFHYKKSGHSGPVLLRTSDVAFPGAVDAAVLYQESAKKAGIAIDVKREPGDGYWTNVWNVQPFSTSYWGGRPTQDQMYSTAYLSTADWNDTRFLRPDFDKILLEARSELDEAKRKEMYRSMAMMVRDEGGLILPMFNDFVNAASKKVKGYVHDIGNDMSNGYVATRVWLED; encoded by the coding sequence ATGACTGACTACAAGAACCATCTGATAAACCAGGTCATGAGCGGCAAAATGAACCGTCGCGAGTTCATGGGCCGTGCAGCTGCATTCGGCATCACGCTCGCCGCTGCAGGCACGATGTTCGACACCGCAGCCAAGGCACAGGAGCCCAAGCGCGGCGGTCATCTGAAGCTTGGACTTGAAGGCGCTGCCGCAACCGATTCAAAAGACCCGGCAAAAGCCCTTTCGCAGTTCATGTTCGTCGTCGGTCGCTGCTGGGGTGACATGCTCGTCGAATCCGAGCCGCTGACCGGTGGCCCCGTCCCCGCACTCGCAGAATCTTGGGAACCCTCTGCCGATGCCGCGACCTGGACCTTCAAGATCCGCAAGGGCGTCAAGTTCCACAACGGCAAGGAACTGACCCTCGACGACGTCATCAAGACGCTGCAGCGCCACACCGACGAGAAGTCGGAGTCCGGCGCGCTCGGCGTGATGAAGTCGATCAAGGAGATCAAGGCGGACGGAGACAATCTGGTTCTGGTCCTGACCGAAGGCAACGCCGACCTGCCGCTGCTCCTCACCGACTATCACCTCGTCATCCAGCCGAACGGCGGCCTGGACGATCCGAATGCCATGATCGGCACGGGTCCCTACAAGGTAGCGAGCTTCGAGCCCGGCGTGCGGGCGACCTTCGAGAAGAATGCGGACGACTGGCGCACCGATCGCGGCTTCGTGGATTCGGTCGAGCTCATCGCGATGAACGATGCCACCGCTCGTATCGCCGCCCTTTCGTCCGGCCAGGTCCACTACATCAACCGCGTCGATCCGAAGACGGTAGCGCTTCTCAAGCGCGCGCCGACGGTCGAGATCCTCAACACCTCGGGCCGCGGTCACTACGTCTTTATCATGCATTGCAACACGGCGCCGTTCGACAACAACGACCTGCGCCTGGCGCTGAAGTACGCAATGGACCGCGAAACCATGGTCCAGAAGATCCTTGGCGGCTACGGCAAGGTGGGCAACGACTTCCCGATCAACGAAACCTATGCGCTCTTCCCCGAGGGCATCGAGCAGCGTGCCTACGATCCCGACAAGGCGGCGTTCCACTACAAGAAGTCCGGTCATAGCGGTCCGGTTCTCCTGCGCACGTCCGATGTCGCCTTCCCGGGCGCCGTGGACGCGGCTGTTCTCTACCAGGAAAGTGCGAAGAAGGCGGGCATCGCCATCGACGTCAAGCGCGAGCCCGGCGACGGCTACTGGACGAACGTCTGGAACGTCCAGCCCTTCTCGACCTCCTACTGGGGCGGTCGCCCGACGCAGGACCAGATGTATTCGACGGCCTATCTTTCGACCGCCGACTGGAACGACACGCGCTTCCTGCGCCCGGACTTCGACAAGATCCTGCTCGAGGCCCGCTCCGAGCTGGATGAAGCCAAGCGCAAGGAAATGTACCGCTCCATGGCAATGATGGTGCGCGACGAAGGCGGCCTTATCCTGCCGATGTTCAACGACTTCGTGAACGCGGCCTCCAAGAAGGTCAAAGGTTACGTCCACGACATCGGCAACGACATGTCGAACGGCTATGTCGCAACCCGCGTCTGGCTCGAAGACTGA
- a CDS encoding ABC transporter permease encodes MAGGPAHGPELTTLGAAGEGPQSAGIAGSGASSGQSMLDGSAPSGWAKFSKGNPLVALILQRLALSVALLFAVSLLIFGGVEALPGDFATTYLGQSATPQAVENIRKDLGLDQPATTRYIKWLGGALQGDFGTSWASKNSVSEQIGNRLGNSLFLAFFAAIISIPLAVGLGMLAVHFRNRMPDKIINVISLAAISLPEFFVGYLLILFFAVQMGIATFPATVYEDMSLGQRLSAIALPTATLVLVVLAHMMRMTRAAIINVMSSAYVETAELKGLSGLRIIAKHAAPNALAPVINVIALNLAYLVVGVVVVEVVFVYPGMGQYMVDAVTVRDMPVVQACGLIFAAFYIFLNMMADILAIVANPRLRHPR; translated from the coding sequence ATGGCCGGCGGACCGGCGCACGGTCCGGAGCTGACGACGCTTGGGGCTGCGGGTGAAGGCCCGCAGTCCGCAGGCATTGCCGGATCGGGTGCGTCCAGCGGCCAGTCCATGCTCGACGGTTCGGCACCGTCGGGCTGGGCGAAGTTCAGCAAGGGCAACCCGCTTGTTGCCCTCATCCTGCAGCGTCTCGCGCTCAGCGTCGCTCTGCTTTTCGCCGTATCGCTGTTGATCTTCGGCGGTGTCGAAGCCCTGCCGGGCGATTTTGCGACCACCTACCTCGGACAGTCGGCAACCCCGCAGGCGGTGGAGAACATCCGCAAGGACCTGGGGCTCGATCAGCCCGCCACGACCCGCTACATCAAATGGCTGGGCGGTGCGCTGCAGGGCGATTTTGGAACCTCCTGGGCTTCCAAGAACTCGGTCAGCGAGCAGATCGGTAACCGCCTCGGCAACTCCCTGTTCCTTGCCTTCTTCGCGGCGATCATCTCGATACCCCTCGCCGTCGGCCTCGGCATGCTCGCGGTTCATTTCAGAAACCGCATGCCGGACAAGATCATCAACGTGATCTCGCTTGCGGCGATCTCCCTTCCGGAGTTCTTCGTGGGCTACCTGCTCATCCTCTTCTTCGCCGTGCAGATGGGCATCGCAACATTCCCGGCGACGGTCTACGAGGATATGTCGCTCGGCCAGCGGCTCTCGGCAATAGCATTGCCGACGGCAACCCTGGTGCTGGTCGTTCTCGCCCACATGATGCGGATGACACGCGCCGCCATCATCAATGTGATGTCCTCGGCCTATGTGGAGACGGCTGAACTGAAGGGTTTGAGCGGCCTGCGCATCATCGCCAAGCATGCAGCACCCAACGCACTGGCTCCGGTCATCAACGTCATCGCGCTCAACCTCGCCTATCTCGTGGTCGGCGTGGTGGTCGTCGAGGTGGTGTTCGTCTATCCCGGCATGGGACAGTACATGGTTGATGCGGTCACGGTGCGCGACATGCCCGTGGTTCAGGCATGCGGACTGATCTTCGCCGCCTTCTACATCTTCCTCAACATGATGGCCGACATCCTGGCGATCGTCGCAAATCCAAGATTGAGGCATCCACGATGA
- a CDS encoding ABC transporter permease produces MRLSSIPISAWIGMAGIAIALICAIFAPWIAPYSESEIVGDIWLPMGGDYLFGTDNLGRDLFSRLIYGARTTIFVALAATVLSFSLGMLLSFIAAVTGGLIDQLFSRFNDLMMAIPTLIFALVVLAVLPQQLWILILVMAVLDSTRVYRIGRAVALDVAVMEFVEAARLRGEGTGWIIFREILPNTLSPLLAEFGLRFAFSILFLSTLSFLGLGIQPPAADWGGMVKDNKDGIIFGISAALVPGAAIASLAISVNLVVDWLMKRTSSLKGGRGDA; encoded by the coding sequence ATGAGGCTGTCTTCCATTCCCATCAGTGCGTGGATTGGCATGGCAGGCATCGCCATCGCCCTGATCTGCGCCATCTTCGCCCCCTGGATCGCCCCCTACAGCGAAAGCGAGATCGTCGGAGACATCTGGCTGCCCATGGGAGGCGACTACCTCTTCGGCACCGACAATCTCGGCCGCGATCTCTTTTCGCGACTGATCTACGGCGCCCGCACCACCATCTTCGTCGCGCTCGCGGCGACGGTGCTCTCCTTCTCGCTCGGCATGTTGCTGAGCTTCATCGCGGCCGTGACGGGCGGGCTGATCGACCAGCTGTTCTCGCGGTTCAACGACCTGATGATGGCGATACCAACCCTCATTTTTGCGCTGGTCGTGCTTGCCGTATTGCCGCAGCAACTGTGGATCCTGATCCTCGTGATGGCAGTGCTGGACTCGACCCGCGTCTACCGCATCGGCCGCGCCGTGGCTCTTGATGTGGCGGTGATGGAGTTCGTCGAGGCGGCACGGCTTCGCGGCGAAGGTACTGGCTGGATCATCTTTCGCGAGATCCTGCCGAACACGCTTTCGCCATTGCTTGCGGAGTTCGGCCTGCGCTTCGCCTTCTCCATCCTCTTCCTGTCGACACTGTCGTTTCTCGGTCTCGGCATCCAGCCGCCCGCGGCCGACTGGGGCGGCATGGTCAAGGACAACAAGGACGGCATCATTTTCGGCATCTCCGCCGCACTCGTACCGGGTGCCGCCATTGCCTCGCTTGCCATCTCCGTCAACCTCGTCGTCGACTGGCTGATGAAGCGTACCTCGAGCCTGAAGGGAGGGCGTGGCGATGCCTGA
- a CDS encoding ABC transporter ATP-binding protein has translation MPDLLSVRNLKIEATSYPPGEPPKTVTLVEGVSFDLQKGKVLGLIGESGAGKSTIGLTALAYGRGGVRITGGEVKLNGQDLLKLGHAGIRSVRGAKVCYVAQSAAAAFNPAHRLGEQVIEASLKHGIMTRPEAEKRALYLFRVLGLPNPETFGQRYPHQVSGGQLQRAMTAMALCPNPELIVFDEPTTALDVTTQIDVLAAIKHAIEETHTAALYITHDLAVVAQVSDDIMVLRHGKTVEYGPVKQIIEAPTQDYTRALVNVRGTRRDEAVDQTDTLLKIENITAGYSNGFKVLHDVSLHIPKGQTLAVVGESGSGKSTLARVITGLLPPVDGRITFDGQVLPRALKGRSNDQLRRIQMIYQMADTAMNPRQTVRDIIGRPLSFYYGMHGKAKTDRVKELLDQIEMGGRFADRYPAELSGGQKQRVAIARALAAKPELILCDEPTSALDPLVAEGILKLLMKLQEDTQVSYMFITHDIAIVRAIADSVAVMHRGNLVRFGPKSKVLSPPFDDYTDLLLKSVPEMEIGWLERVLATRRMESAGN, from the coding sequence ATGCCTGATCTATTGTCTGTGCGAAATCTCAAGATCGAGGCCACCAGCTATCCGCCGGGAGAGCCGCCGAAAACGGTAACGCTGGTCGAGGGTGTCTCCTTCGACCTCCAGAAGGGCAAGGTCCTTGGGCTCATCGGCGAGTCCGGCGCTGGAAAGTCGACGATCGGGCTGACTGCGCTTGCCTATGGGCGCGGTGGGGTTCGCATCACCGGAGGCGAGGTTAAGCTCAACGGCCAGGACCTCCTGAAACTTGGCCATGCCGGAATCCGCTCGGTCAGGGGAGCCAAGGTCTGCTACGTCGCGCAATCGGCGGCAGCCGCCTTCAATCCCGCCCACCGGCTCGGTGAGCAGGTCATCGAGGCATCGCTGAAACACGGCATCATGACCAGGCCGGAGGCGGAAAAGCGCGCGCTCTATCTGTTCCGTGTCCTCGGCCTGCCAAACCCGGAGACCTTCGGCCAGCGCTACCCGCACCAGGTGTCCGGTGGCCAGCTGCAGCGCGCCATGACCGCCATGGCGCTCTGCCCCAATCCGGAACTCATCGTCTTCGACGAGCCGACGACTGCGCTGGACGTGACGACCCAGATCGACGTGCTCGCAGCGATAAAGCATGCGATCGAGGAGACGCACACGGCGGCACTCTACATTACCCATGACCTCGCCGTGGTCGCACAGGTGTCCGACGACATCATGGTGCTGCGGCACGGCAAGACGGTCGAGTACGGGCCGGTGAAGCAGATCATCGAGGCGCCGACCCAGGACTATACACGGGCCTTGGTCAACGTCCGGGGAACCCGCCGCGACGAGGCGGTCGACCAGACTGACACGCTCCTCAAGATCGAAAACATCACCGCCGGCTATTCGAACGGCTTCAAGGTTCTGCACGACGTTTCGCTGCACATACCGAAAGGCCAGACACTTGCTGTCGTCGGCGAGTCCGGATCGGGGAAGTCGACGCTGGCGCGTGTCATCACCGGCCTGCTGCCGCCCGTGGATGGCCGCATCACCTTCGACGGTCAGGTATTGCCGCGGGCTCTCAAGGGCCGCTCAAACGACCAGCTTCGCCGGATTCAGATGATCTACCAGATGGCCGACACCGCGATGAATCCGCGGCAGACCGTGCGCGACATCATCGGCCGGCCGCTGAGCTTCTACTATGGCATGCATGGCAAGGCGAAGACCGATCGGGTGAAGGAATTGCTCGACCAGATCGAAATGGGCGGTCGGTTCGCCGACCGGTATCCCGCCGAACTGTCCGGTGGCCAGAAGCAGCGTGTCGCCATCGCCCGGGCGCTTGCCGCAAAGCCCGAACTCATCCTTTGCGACGAACCGACATCGGCGCTCGATCCGCTCGTGGCGGAAGGCATTCTCAAGCTGCTGATGAAACTGCAGGAGGACACGCAGGTCTCCTACATGTTCATCACCCACGACATCGCCATCGTCAGGGCGATCGCGGACTCGGTGGCGGTGATGCATCGCGGCAACCTGGTCCGCTTCGGCCCCAAATCGAAAGTGCTTTCGCCACCCTTCGACGACTACACCGACCTCCTGCTGAAGTCTGTGCCCGAAATGGAGATCGGCTGGCTGGAGCGGGTGCTTGCGACGCGACGGATGGAGAGTGCCGGCAACTGA
- a CDS encoding FecR domain-containing protein — MSHLRCAAIAALGVALYGWMPTLAAETVGEAVHIKTEVSGSNGPIAVKDPVYRDERIRTSRSGLGQFTFRDGTKLAVGWGSSVVIDKFVYDDSRSFKKLTVAAAKGTFRWVSGKSKHTAYEIVTPAGTIGVRGTVFDFYVGADGTTAIVLLSGAADFCGPGGCRELKRRCECVVAKRNGELSDVRRINRSIFAALDNPRALPFLSGDQELLGRVGGSGCGLQNEVRIRTDKKERNIRQPEPRPDPDKPDDKPTKPDKDKPTKPDKDKPTKPDKDKPTKPDRDKPTKPDRDKPTKPDRDKPTKPDRDKPTTPDRDKPTTPDKDPPSDRDPPGDSDGGPTQGGDAD; from the coding sequence ATGTCACATTTGCGTTGTGCGGCAATTGCTGCGCTCGGTGTGGCGCTTTACGGCTGGATGCCAACATTGGCTGCAGAAACAGTCGGCGAGGCAGTTCACATCAAGACTGAGGTCTCTGGCTCTAACGGTCCGATAGCGGTCAAGGATCCCGTCTATCGGGACGAACGCATACGAACGTCCAGATCGGGTCTCGGCCAGTTCACCTTTCGCGACGGAACGAAGCTCGCCGTCGGATGGGGCTCTTCCGTCGTCATCGACAAGTTCGTCTATGACGACTCACGCTCTTTCAAAAAGCTTACAGTAGCAGCCGCAAAAGGTACATTCCGCTGGGTCAGCGGAAAGTCGAAACATACGGCCTACGAAATCGTGACCCCTGCCGGCACAATTGGTGTGCGCGGGACGGTCTTCGACTTCTATGTCGGCGCCGACGGAACCACCGCCATCGTCCTGCTGAGCGGTGCCGCCGATTTTTGCGGCCCCGGGGGCTGTCGCGAGCTCAAGCGTCGGTGCGAGTGCGTGGTTGCAAAGCGCAACGGCGAGCTGTCGGACGTCAGGCGCATCAACCGCAGCATCTTTGCGGCTCTCGACAATCCCCGTGCCCTTCCCTTTCTTTCCGGGGACCAGGAGCTTCTCGGCCGGGTGGGCGGATCAGGCTGCGGGCTTCAGAACGAAGTGAGAATTCGGACCGACAAGAAAGAAAGAAACATCCGCCAACCCGAACCGCGTCCTGATCCCGACAAGCCGGACGACAAACCGACGAAGCCGGACAAGGATAAACCGACCAAGCCGGACAAGGACAAGCCGACCAAGCCCGACAAGGATAAGCCGACGAAGCCTGACAGGGATAAACCGACGAAGCCCGACAGGGATAAACCGACGAAGCCCGACAGGGACAAGCCGACCAAACCCGACCGGGACAAGCCGACAACGCCCGACAGAGACAAACCGACAACGCCCGACAAGGACCCGCCATCGGACCGTGATCCTCCTGGCGACAGCGACGGCGGTCCCACTCAAGGCGGCGACGCGGACTGA
- a CDS encoding adenylate/guanylate cyclase domain-containing protein, with amino-acid sequence MTRAQQVGVIVGLLIVAALTMLRASDPQLLRQARDVVFDEYQRLRPRAFEHMPVRVIDIDEASLKEIGQWPWPRDRLAELVNRLSEAGVAAIAFDVLFSEPDRLSPRAVVREVPGVDPSILGGLPDNDEIFAQSIAGKPVVLGFALSNDGNFRPEMKAGFAFTGEPPFGAPPRLRAATPLRPQLEANAAGIGHISLNPRSASAVVRAVPLLLSDGEQLYPNLTLEALRVAQGASTYILAGAPDIPDTITLIKVGDFVVPVTAAGELWLYVSPDTTERYISARKVLAPGGIADDVLTALQGSIVFVGTSAAGLQDVRTDALGENVPGVSLHAQAVEQILSGRYLSRPDWADGLEILSIAVAGTILVLLTTFLTPAIALVVGLLITALALVASWLAFSYAGLLFDPLAPIVSGSITHFAATAFRFLVTDRERREVRRAFGHYLSPSLLYRIEHTRNALRLGGDDRELTVMFVDVRNFTEISERLSPTAVVAFLNTFLDALSRHVIANEGTLDKFIGDSIMAFWNAPVDVADHARKAVRAALAMRETLARLNADDAFGFGGEQTVGIGIGVHTGIACVGNMGAETRFNYSAVGDTVNVAARIEAACKDVGFDILISESTADCLSDCALLEAGALALKGKSTRTKVFAVVGDESLAQSAEFEELKGIHGRLVEALRLRSPTTRNILRGAKVRAETIGMGLPDFYRRISRRGEHFIHEPGRAHGISAE; translated from the coding sequence ATGACACGCGCGCAGCAAGTTGGCGTCATTGTCGGCCTTCTCATCGTAGCGGCACTCACCATGCTGCGGGCAAGCGACCCGCAGCTGCTGAGGCAGGCGCGCGACGTGGTCTTCGACGAGTACCAGCGCCTGAGGCCGCGGGCTTTCGAACACATGCCCGTCCGCGTCATCGACATCGATGAGGCATCGCTGAAGGAGATCGGTCAGTGGCCATGGCCGAGAGACCGGCTCGCCGAACTGGTGAACCGGCTGTCGGAGGCCGGCGTCGCGGCAATCGCATTCGACGTTCTCTTCTCGGAGCCGGATCGGCTGTCGCCGCGTGCGGTCGTTCGCGAGGTTCCGGGTGTCGATCCTTCGATACTCGGAGGATTGCCTGATAATGACGAGATTTTTGCGCAATCCATCGCCGGAAAACCTGTCGTTCTCGGCTTCGCCCTGTCGAATGACGGGAACTTTCGCCCGGAAATGAAGGCGGGTTTTGCCTTCACGGGCGAGCCTCCCTTCGGTGCGCCGCCGCGACTGAGGGCTGCAACGCCACTCAGACCCCAGCTCGAAGCCAATGCTGCTGGTATCGGCCACATCAGTCTCAATCCTCGAAGCGCCTCGGCCGTCGTGCGTGCCGTTCCGCTGCTGCTCAGCGACGGTGAACAGCTTTATCCGAACCTGACGCTCGAAGCGCTGCGCGTCGCGCAGGGGGCCTCGACCTACATACTGGCGGGCGCGCCTGATATCCCGGACACGATAACTCTCATCAAGGTCGGCGATTTCGTGGTGCCCGTCACGGCGGCGGGCGAGCTTTGGCTCTATGTCTCGCCGGACACGACGGAGCGATACATCTCCGCAAGGAAGGTTCTGGCGCCCGGCGGGATCGCCGACGACGTGCTCACAGCGCTCCAGGGCAGTATCGTTTTCGTCGGAACGTCTGCCGCCGGCCTGCAGGACGTGCGTACCGATGCCCTGGGGGAAAACGTGCCCGGTGTCTCGCTGCACGCGCAGGCCGTGGAGCAGATCCTCTCGGGGCGCTATCTCTCGCGGCCCGATTGGGCTGACGGGCTCGAGATCCTGTCGATCGCGGTGGCGGGCACGATCCTCGTGCTGCTGACAACATTCCTCACCCCGGCGATCGCGCTCGTCGTCGGCCTGTTGATCACCGCGCTCGCTCTCGTCGCCTCCTGGTTGGCATTTTCCTATGCCGGACTCCTGTTCGATCCGCTTGCGCCGATCGTCAGCGGGTCCATCACGCATTTCGCGGCGACGGCCTTCCGCTTCCTGGTGACCGACCGGGAGCGCCGTGAAGTCCGGCGGGCATTCGGGCACTACCTGTCGCCGTCGCTCCTCTACCGTATCGAACACACCCGCAATGCCCTGCGCCTCGGCGGGGACGATCGCGAACTGACCGTGATGTTCGTCGACGTCAGGAACTTCACCGAGATCAGCGAACGGCTGTCGCCCACCGCCGTCGTCGCCTTCCTCAATACCTTTCTCGATGCTCTCAGCCGCCACGTCATTGCCAACGAGGGCACGCTGGACAAGTTCATCGGGGATTCGATCATGGCCTTCTGGAACGCGCCCGTGGATGTGGCCGACCATGCCAGGAAAGCGGTTCGCGCGGCACTGGCCATGCGCGAGACGCTTGCCCGGCTGAATGCGGACGATGCATTCGGCTTCGGCGGCGAGCAGACCGTCGGCATCGGGATAGGTGTTCACACCGGAATTGCATGCGTCGGGAACATGGGCGCCGAGACCCGGTTCAACTATTCGGCGGTCGGCGACACCGTCAACGTTGCCGCGCGGATCGAGGCCGCCTGCAAGGACGTCGGCTTCGACATCCTGATCTCTGAATCCACAGCGGATTGCCTGTCGGATTGCGCCCTGCTCGAAGCAGGCGCGCTGGCACTCAAGGGCAAGAGCACCCGCACCAAGGTCTTTGCCGTCGTCGGTGACGAGAGCCTGGCACAGTCCGCGGAATTCGAGGAACTGAAGGGGATCCACGGCCGGCTCGTCGAAGCGCTCCGCTTGCGCTCCCCGACGACCCGCAACATCCTGCGCGGCGCGAAGGTTCGTGCCGAGACAATTGGCATGGGCCTGCCGGACTTCTATCGCCGGATCTCCCGGAGAGGCGAGCACTTCATCCATGAGCCGGGCCGTGCACACGGCATCTCGGCCGAATAG
- a CDS encoding PAAR domain-containing protein yields the protein MSSSTVAIASWIFVTAAAVAFAGDDPVAPMPACALSGAASVMIGGAPALRLSDVANCPPELYEVVPGITIEGQPIVHFRSGAAEKGKCIARGEGSVLVESGSAARVGDVLCTEQ from the coding sequence ATGAGCTCGAGCACTGTTGCAATCGCGTCATGGATCTTCGTGACGGCCGCTGCGGTAGCCTTTGCCGGGGACGATCCAGTCGCTCCCATGCCGGCCTGCGCGCTTTCGGGCGCGGCAAGCGTGATGATCGGCGGTGCGCCGGCGCTTCGGCTCTCCGATGTCGCAAACTGTCCGCCCGAACTCTACGAGGTCGTGCCGGGCATCACGATCGAAGGGCAGCCGATCGTGCATTTCCGCAGCGGAGCCGCAGAAAAGGGAAAGTGTATCGCGCGAGGCGAGGGGAGCGTGCTTGTCGAGAGCGGTTCTGCAGCACGTGTCGGCGACGTGCTATGCACGGAGCAGTAG